The Pyrodictium delaneyi genome contains a region encoding:
- a CDS encoding nicotinamide mononucleotide deamidase-related protein — protein sequence MYRPRAWILNIGNELLIGRIVNTNGAYIARELTLRGVRVERIIVVSDSLDEVATTVREAIGRADIVVTTGGLGPTDDDITMEAVAAALNLPLVLNTAALGMVREFYHKRGLELTKERIKMAYLPKNAEPIPNPVGAAPGAYIYYSGVHIIVLPGVPSEMEAMLKIAIEKLNPFLPKLCIVEEGITVTGIPESSLAPLLRKASKLCSDCYVKSHPKGHEIDNPIVEVKVLASAPDCDTARSKATRVLDALRKYIGGI from the coding sequence GTGTACAGGCCACGCGCATGGATACTAAACATCGGTAACGAACTACTCATAGGCCGAATAGTAAACACCAATGGAGCCTATATAGCCCGCGAGCTTACGTTACGAGGCGTTAGAGTTGAACGCATTATAGTGGTCAGCGACAGTCTCGACGAAGTAGCCACAACTGTACGTGAAGCTATAGGACGGGCAGATATAGTTGTAACCACTGGAGGTCTTGGCCCGACAGACGACGACATTACTATGGAGGCAGTAGCCGCCGCCCTGAACCTACCGCTAGTCCTCAACACCGCCGCACTAGGCATGGTCAGAGAATTCTACCATAAGCGCGGCCTAGAGCTTACGAAAGAACGCATCAAGATGGCCTATCTTCCTAAGAACGCCGAACCCATACCTAATCCAGTAGGTGCAGCCCCCGGAGCATACATCTATTACTCAGGGGTACACATCATAGTATTGCCAGGCGTGCCCAGCGAAATGGAGGCGATGCTTAAGATAGCGATAGAAAAACTGAACCCATTTCTCCCCAAACTCTGCATAGTCGAGGAAGGGATTACCGTAACCGGGATACCTGAGTCGTCTCTTGCACCCCTGCTTAGGAAGGCATCTAAGCTATGCAGCGACTGCTACGTGAAAAGTCACCCAAAGGGTCACGAAATCGACAACCCCATTGTTGAAGTCAAAGTGCTAGCATCGGCACCCGACTGCGATACCGCACGCTCTAAGGCAACTAGAGTTCTGGACGCTCTAAGGAAATACATAGGAGGCATCTAA
- a CDS encoding metal-sulfur cluster assembly factor produces the protein MKDTRPGDKINTEEIKRKIVEALRTVYDPEIPVNIYDLGLVYDMKFEGKKVKIRLGLTAPGCPIAGQIAVMAEEAIRQNVPEIEDVEVELDLETPWDPRRVTPEGRKLLQELFGYDVVEEWIKRYEQMQG, from the coding sequence ATGAAGGATACACGGCCAGGGGACAAAATCAACACCGAGGAAATAAAACGTAAGATAGTCGAGGCACTTAGAACAGTATACGACCCCGAAATTCCAGTCAATATATATGACCTCGGTCTCGTATATGATATGAAATTCGAAGGCAAGAAGGTCAAGATAAGGCTAGGGCTTACCGCACCTGGTTGTCCGATAGCCGGCCAAATCGCTGTGATGGCCGAGGAAGCTATTCGCCAAAACGTACCAGAGATCGAAGACGTCGAAGTAGAACTCGACCTAGAAACACCCTGGGATCCACGCCGTGTAACACCGGAGGGCAGAAAGCTACTCCAGGAACTCTTCGGCTACGATGTCGTTGAGGAATGGATAAAAAGATACGAGCAAATGCAAGGATAA
- the serS gene encoding serine--tRNA ligase yields the protein MTWSLLRYLRENPEILRESLRKRGMDPSLVDKLRKLDEEWRRLKRAVDEIRHRHNIITRSIAKTKDPEERKRLIEEARKLLKEREQLEEKLKRVEAEREKLLLSLPNIVHESVPVGDSDEYNVPIRFWGRPKVYRGFLEAFREQTEKWGFKVDYEVIDWKPIGHADMLEHVLRLGDTMKAAEVAGSRFYYLFDDLVWLDFALLMYAIDHLTSKGYKLVLPPYMIRHKILMGVIDMDTFEDAIYKIEGEDLYLIATAEHPLAGLYYNEEIMEDELPLKLVGVSPCFRKEAGAGNRDLKGIFRVHQFHKVEQYIYAKPEESWDLLEELIRNAEELFQGLGLPYRVVNVASGELGAPAAKKYDLEVWMPAQGRYREMVSASNTTDWQSYRLNIRLVRRKGMVREYVHTLNSTAIASTRAITAILENFQEPDGTVVIPKVLRKYLEPFTKAPKDAIHPVKKEKE from the coding sequence TTGACGTGGAGCCTGCTACGGTATCTTAGGGAGAATCCAGAGATACTCCGTGAGAGCCTAAGAAAGCGTGGCATGGATCCATCACTTGTTGATAAGTTGCGCAAGCTAGACGAGGAGTGGCGTAGGCTAAAAAGGGCTGTAGATGAAATCCGTCATCGTCACAACATAATAACACGGAGTATAGCAAAAACTAAGGATCCCGAAGAACGCAAGAGACTCATAGAGGAAGCTCGAAAACTGCTCAAGGAGAGAGAGCAACTTGAAGAGAAGCTAAAGCGTGTGGAAGCTGAACGCGAAAAGCTGCTGCTATCACTACCCAATATCGTTCACGAGTCCGTCCCTGTAGGAGATTCTGACGAGTATAACGTCCCTATAAGATTCTGGGGCCGGCCCAAGGTGTATAGAGGTTTCCTTGAAGCCTTCCGCGAACAAACAGAGAAGTGGGGATTTAAGGTAGACTACGAAGTCATAGACTGGAAGCCCATAGGCCACGCTGACATGCTAGAACACGTCCTAAGACTTGGCGATACCATGAAAGCTGCAGAGGTAGCTGGCTCTCGCTTCTACTACTTATTCGACGACCTTGTATGGCTAGACTTCGCGCTATTAATGTACGCTATCGATCATCTGACATCAAAGGGGTATAAGCTAGTACTACCACCATACATGATAAGACACAAGATACTCATGGGCGTCATAGACATGGACACATTCGAGGATGCCATCTACAAGATAGAGGGTGAGGATCTATACCTGATCGCAACAGCCGAGCATCCTTTGGCAGGTCTATACTACAACGAGGAAATAATGGAAGACGAGCTTCCGCTAAAGCTGGTGGGCGTCAGCCCTTGTTTCCGCAAAGAGGCTGGTGCCGGTAACAGGGATCTCAAGGGCATATTCAGAGTACACCAATTCCACAAGGTAGAGCAGTACATCTACGCTAAGCCTGAGGAGAGTTGGGATCTACTAGAGGAGCTTATACGTAACGCCGAGGAGCTATTCCAGGGACTTGGACTACCCTACCGCGTTGTAAATGTCGCCTCTGGGGAATTAGGAGCACCAGCCGCAAAGAAATACGACCTAGAGGTATGGATGCCTGCCCAGGGCCGGTACAGGGAAATGGTTAGCGCTAGCAATACTACTGACTGGCAGAGTTATCGACTCAACATAAGACTCGTGAGAAGAAAGGGAATGGTACGAGAGTACGTACATACTCTTAACTCTACAGCTATAGCCTCCACAAGAGCCATTACGGCTATCCTTGAGAACTTCCAAGAGCCGGATGGTACTGTCGTAATACCTAAGGTTCTGCGAAAGTATCTAGAGCCTTTCACCAAGGCACCCAAGGATGCTATACATCCAGTGAAGAAGGAGAAGGAGTAA
- a CDS encoding radical SAM protein, with translation MVFDRYAPERLWRMVRPDAVYVWSDEEVRKRLSWYYGVMTNELPAKFMIARVVEVDENPYSLDYDSLTDVKRRAKKEFEKLFNQARSGRLTFDIFAREFKERPRYSLLDVDAALARLLSKPCRLCERRCMIDRSKRIGACRLDDKVYVHSWFHHLGEEAPLVPSGTIFYGGCNFSCVYCQNYDISQVVPRYGEVVDTRRLAWIQRMLRMHGARNINHVGGEPTPNLPIIVESLLYLDVNVPHIWNSNMYMTVETMDILVDIIDLWLPDFKYGNNKCAMRLSAVPRYFEVVTRNLRIAVESGDMIIRHLVLPGHVECCSIKVLKWIAANLPLDRILVNIMDQYRPEHLVAKYPKRWPELARPVYREEVDRVCAYAKRLGIIYEPVS, from the coding sequence TTGGTTTTTGACCGCTACGCCCCAGAGAGGCTATGGAGAATGGTAAGACCCGACGCCGTCTACGTATGGAGCGACGAAGAAGTACGCAAGAGACTATCATGGTACTACGGAGTAATGACAAACGAACTTCCGGCCAAGTTCATGATTGCCAGAGTCGTTGAAGTCGATGAGAATCCATACAGTCTGGATTATGATAGCTTAACCGATGTTAAAAGGAGGGCTAAGAAAGAATTTGAAAAACTGTTTAATCAAGCACGTTCTGGTAGGCTAACATTTGACATATTTGCTAGAGAATTCAAGGAAAGACCAAGATACTCTCTACTAGACGTTGACGCTGCCTTAGCAAGGCTGTTGTCTAAGCCGTGTAGACTCTGCGAGAGGCGCTGCATGATTGATAGGAGTAAACGTATTGGCGCCTGCCGGCTAGACGATAAAGTCTATGTGCATAGCTGGTTCCACCATCTCGGCGAAGAGGCTCCCCTAGTGCCCAGCGGCACAATATTCTATGGTGGATGCAACTTCTCATGCGTCTACTGCCAGAACTACGATATTAGCCAAGTAGTACCGCGGTATGGAGAGGTTGTGGACACTCGAAGACTTGCTTGGATTCAGCGCATGCTGCGTATGCATGGCGCACGTAACATAAACCATGTCGGAGGAGAACCTACACCCAACTTACCCATTATAGTCGAGTCTCTACTCTATCTAGATGTTAATGTACCTCATATATGGAACTCAAATATGTACATGACCGTAGAGACTATGGATATCCTTGTTGATATAATAGACTTGTGGCTCCCAGACTTCAAGTATGGCAACAATAAATGTGCTATGAGACTTTCAGCTGTACCACGCTATTTTGAGGTAGTTACACGTAACTTGAGAATAGCTGTCGAGTCTGGAGATATGATAATTAGGCATCTCGTGCTACCGGGGCATGTTGAATGCTGTAGTATAAAGGTGCTCAAGTGGATAGCGGCTAACTTGCCACTCGACCGGATACTGGTAAACATAATGGATCAGTATAGGCCGGAACACCTTGTAGCAAAGTATCCGAAACGCTGGCCTGAGCTAGCACGGCCCGTATACCGTGAGGAAGTAGATCGTGTATGTGCCTACGCCAAAAGACTCGGCATAATCTATGAGCCTGTTAGCTAG
- a CDS encoding radical SAM protein: protein MAKPRRVLILDGYTDEPAGFGVPPYIDVYPRYIAGAFWHIDKSIEIHYLTVDQARVDIREFVKKANTYDTVVVIAGAVVPGKYLGGEPIKLEELKQWFRLVDKPFKILVGAAARWGIGNEGGTVASLPKSVKENFDVIVTGDPEAYILDYTRYGPEHAEPWRIVDDMNIVSEVAVKGARIVRQHPNHGYNLIAEIETFRSCSRWISGGCSFCVTKLYGRPKQRSPRDIVREVEALYRARVRHFRIGRQADILVYGSTSLGQEEWPRPNPRALEQLFYGIRCVAPGLKTLHIDNMNAGTIVRYLDESIEALKVIIKYHTPGDVAALGIETADPRVVKANNLKTLPEESLKAIEVINHYGNRPGYNGLPELLPGINFVLGLAGETAETYRLNEEFIKTIYERGLLLRRINVRKVLVLPGTTMARVGTKIIQKHRSLAKRFQRIVNEYSRRFLERLLPRGSMLSYVYVERYDARLGVTFARQAGSYPIVVEMPCRVDAPAVIRVAIYGYSGRSVRGLPVPLNANTARVTTIAKLLGRSRAAVIASRRPFRSVEELYSVLKPEEYRYFSLSGFTC from the coding sequence ATGGCTAAGCCTCGCCGCGTGCTGATCCTGGATGGCTATACTGACGAGCCGGCGGGATTCGGGGTTCCTCCATACATAGACGTATATCCAAGATATATTGCAGGCGCGTTTTGGCATATTGACAAGTCAATAGAAATTCACTATCTAACCGTAGACCAGGCACGAGTAGACATAAGAGAATTCGTAAAGAAGGCAAACACCTACGACACTGTAGTAGTTATAGCTGGTGCTGTCGTGCCAGGAAAGTATCTAGGCGGCGAGCCCATAAAGCTAGAAGAGCTTAAGCAATGGTTCAGACTCGTAGATAAGCCTTTCAAGATACTTGTTGGTGCTGCTGCACGCTGGGGAATAGGCAACGAGGGAGGAACTGTAGCATCGCTCCCAAAGTCGGTAAAGGAGAACTTTGACGTAATCGTGACTGGCGACCCCGAGGCATACATCTTAGACTATACCCGTTATGGTCCCGAACACGCCGAGCCATGGCGTATAGTAGACGACATGAATATCGTAAGCGAAGTAGCAGTTAAGGGAGCCAGGATTGTCAGACAGCACCCCAACCACGGATATAACCTCATAGCGGAGATAGAGACTTTTAGAAGCTGCAGTCGATGGATCAGTGGAGGCTGCAGCTTCTGTGTAACAAAGCTATACGGGAGGCCAAAACAGCGTAGCCCTCGAGACATTGTGAGAGAAGTTGAAGCACTATACCGTGCCAGAGTACGTCATTTCCGCATAGGGAGACAAGCTGACATACTCGTCTATGGAAGCACCTCGCTCGGACAGGAGGAGTGGCCCCGTCCGAACCCCCGGGCACTTGAACAACTCTTCTACGGAATTAGATGTGTTGCACCCGGCTTGAAGACTCTTCACATTGATAACATGAATGCTGGCACTATCGTCCGGTATCTAGACGAGAGCATAGAAGCACTGAAAGTGATAATAAAGTATCATACTCCTGGCGACGTAGCCGCGTTAGGCATAGAAACTGCTGACCCGCGTGTAGTGAAGGCTAATAATCTCAAGACTCTCCCCGAAGAGTCCCTCAAGGCCATAGAAGTCATCAACCACTATGGCAATAGACCAGGCTATAACGGTCTTCCTGAATTGCTGCCAGGCATAAACTTTGTACTAGGGCTCGCTGGCGAGACTGCTGAAACCTATAGGCTAAATGAAGAATTCATAAAGACTATCTATGAGAGGGGGCTGCTACTCCGCCGCATTAATGTTAGAAAAGTCCTCGTACTTCCAGGGACTACAATGGCACGAGTAGGTACAAAGATCATACAGAAGCATCGAAGTCTTGCAAAAAGATTTCAACGTATTGTGAACGAGTATTCGAGGCGTTTCCTCGAACGTCTACTACCCCGCGGCTCTATGCTCAGCTACGTCTATGTCGAGCGCTATGATGCTAGACTTGGGGTTACCTTTGCTAGGCAAGCTGGCAGCTATCCTATTGTTGTCGAGATGCCTTGCCGAGTCGATGCTCCTGCCGTGATTAGAGTCGCCATCTATGGTTACTCGGGGCGGAGCGTAAGAGGTCTACCTGTACCTCTTAATGCTAATACTGCTAGAGTTACAACTATTGCAAAGCTATTAGGAAGGAGCAGGGCAGCAGTTATAGCTTCTCGTAGGCCCTTCCGAAGCGTTGAGGAGCTATATAGTGTCCTAAAGCCTGAGGAGTATAGGTATTTCTCTCTTAGCGGGTTTACATGCTAA
- the tes gene encoding tetraether lipid synthase Tes, whose amino-acid sequence MALTTVTRRSSGGAEENVLDAPASYDAKTKTVSIAGRHIAVGGPVPKLRDSEKFVSYTTSICPYCTRLLPAVIYEKDGSIYIRKVCPTHGTIDELYFSDARQFYRFMSLEEEGVGVTPHVKLAAPCPFNCGLCPRHKNHTALANLVVTNRCDLSCWYCFFYAEKMGYVYEPTLEQIREMIRQYKKEGVTMSVQITGGEPTLRPDLVEIIKLLKEEGVTHIQLNTHGITFARLWFEKGIDAAVSYARALREAGLNTIYMSFDGVTPRANPKNHWEVPYTLEVFRKAGMTSVVLVPTVIKTINDNELGAIIKFAAKHMDVIRGVNFQPVSLTGRMRKEERRRYRVTIPDVLKWVEEQTDGQIPADSWFPIPVAAKVAYFLEAMSGELKVCMGNHPACGSATYVFVERGNDGLPKRFIPITEFFDVEGFVEYIDEKTAELRKEEFTSTSKFKRTIRLAAIVKDISRFVDRERIPKDLNITKLLVNVFVKRNYDALGELHYRMLFLGNMHFMDQYNYDVERVMRCNIHYLTPDGRVIPFCTYNVLNDIYRDYVLRKYQISLEEYAKIHGEDSIGPAVKYVRNIKLLKSSPIYYEAYKGIVPDDILYGRKKE is encoded by the coding sequence ATGGCGTTGACAACGGTGACGCGTAGGAGTAGCGGCGGAGCCGAGGAGAACGTATTAGATGCTCCTGCAAGCTATGATGCCAAGACGAAGACCGTATCTATCGCTGGCAGGCACATAGCTGTTGGAGGGCCAGTACCGAAGCTGAGAGATAGCGAGAAATTCGTGTCATACACTACTAGCATATGTCCCTACTGTACACGTCTACTACCCGCAGTCATATACGAGAAGGATGGAAGCATATACATAAGGAAGGTGTGTCCAACCCACGGGACTATAGATGAGCTATACTTTAGCGACGCTAGACAATTCTATCGTTTCATGAGCCTAGAAGAGGAGGGCGTGGGTGTAACACCACATGTAAAACTAGCAGCACCGTGTCCTTTCAACTGTGGTCTCTGTCCGCGTCACAAGAACCATACAGCGTTAGCTAATCTTGTTGTCACTAACCGCTGCGACCTCTCTTGCTGGTACTGCTTCTTCTATGCAGAGAAAATGGGCTACGTGTATGAACCAACGCTCGAACAGATACGCGAAATGATAAGACAGTACAAGAAAGAAGGCGTCACTATGTCGGTACAGATTACCGGCGGCGAGCCTACACTACGTCCAGACCTAGTCGAGATAATAAAACTGCTGAAAGAGGAAGGTGTGACACACATACAGCTAAACACGCATGGCATAACCTTTGCTAGACTATGGTTCGAGAAGGGCATAGATGCTGCTGTCAGCTATGCACGAGCACTTCGCGAGGCAGGTCTAAACACTATATACATGAGCTTCGACGGTGTAACACCACGGGCTAACCCTAAGAACCACTGGGAAGTACCATACACGCTCGAGGTATTCAGAAAGGCAGGTATGACAAGCGTCGTATTAGTACCAACAGTGATAAAGACTATCAACGATAACGAACTTGGAGCTATAATAAAATTTGCAGCAAAACACATGGACGTAATCCGCGGCGTAAACTTCCAGCCCGTAAGCTTGACAGGCCGCATGAGAAAGGAGGAGCGGCGCCGTTATCGCGTGACAATACCCGACGTCCTAAAGTGGGTGGAAGAGCAGACTGATGGTCAGATACCGGCCGATTCATGGTTCCCTATACCAGTTGCAGCAAAGGTAGCATACTTCCTTGAGGCAATGAGTGGCGAACTAAAGGTATGTATGGGTAATCATCCGGCTTGCGGGTCCGCCACTTACGTCTTTGTTGAGAGGGGAAATGACGGACTACCCAAGCGCTTTATACCGATAACAGAGTTCTTCGATGTAGAAGGCTTCGTAGAGTATATAGATGAAAAAACCGCTGAACTCCGCAAGGAGGAATTCACCTCAACCAGTAAGTTTAAGCGTACAATACGCCTCGCCGCCATAGTCAAAGACATATCAAGGTTTGTCGACAGAGAGCGGATACCCAAAGACCTCAACATAACTAAGCTGCTAGTCAACGTATTCGTCAAGAGGAATTACGATGCGTTAGGAGAGCTTCACTATAGGATGCTATTCCTAGGCAACATGCACTTCATGGATCAATATAACTACGATGTTGAACGCGTCATGAGGTGTAACATACACTACCTAACACCCGACGGCAGAGTAATACCATTCTGTACTTATAATGTATTGAATGATATATATAGAGACTATGTGCTGCGCAAGTACCAGATATCTCTAGAAGAGTATGCAAAGATACACGGTGAAGACTCAATAGGGCCCGCAGTAAAGTACGTGCGCAATATAAAGCTGCTAAAGAGTTCACCTATATACTATGAAGCCTATAAAGGAATAGTACCTGACGACATACTCTATGGAAGAAAGAAGGAGTAA
- a CDS encoding TatD family hydrolase, with amino-acid sequence MAGSSRYVDAHCHLHEYKEEELRRFTSSDIVIVAVGDDLETSNRVVEIAREHRNVVPCVGLHPWSVKKREEALNTARKIIELALENNIKCLGEIGLDTKFVGETIELQREVFKIFLEAARDNKLVLNLHTAGTWEEVYSLLVRYDIERAMFHWYTGPLYLLKDIEASGYMISINPAVKIQRKHQAVVQNAPLSMMLTESDGPYEYRGMKLNPAMVREVVGVIASIKGIEENIVQNHVLRNAEKLFKL; translated from the coding sequence ATGGCCGGGTCAAGCCGGTATGTGGATGCACATTGTCATCTACATGAGTACAAAGAGGAAGAACTCAGACGGTTTACATCGAGCGATATAGTGATAGTGGCTGTCGGCGACGACCTAGAGACAAGCAATAGGGTGGTAGAAATAGCAAGGGAGCACAGGAATGTAGTGCCATGCGTAGGTCTACACCCGTGGAGCGTGAAGAAGAGAGAAGAGGCGCTAAATACGGCAAGAAAGATCATAGAGCTTGCGTTGGAGAACAACATTAAGTGTCTAGGCGAGATAGGGCTTGATACAAAGTTTGTAGGCGAAACCATAGAGCTACAGCGTGAGGTCTTCAAGATATTTCTTGAAGCAGCCAGAGATAACAAGCTAGTGCTAAACCTCCATACTGCTGGTACGTGGGAGGAAGTGTACAGCCTCCTAGTCCGCTACGATATAGAACGTGCTATGTTCCACTGGTATACAGGGCCTCTATACTTGCTAAAAGACATTGAAGCATCTGGATACATGATATCGATAAACCCGGCAGTAAAGATACAACGTAAGCACCAAGCAGTGGTCCAAAACGCACCATTATCAATGATGCTCACCGAGAGTGATGGACCCTATGAGTACCGTGGAATGAAGCTAAACCCGGCCATGGTACGTGAGGTAGTAGGTGTTATAGCATCTATAAAGGGTATTGAAGAAAACATTGTACAAAATCACGTGCTACGTAATGCTGAAAAACTATTCAAGCTATAG
- a CDS encoding metallophosphoesterase family protein codes for MIIIATSDVHSPRYLLYYMASLSRHAEDCKKASLVIWAGDMVERGRVEALRPVLEATQRKCPEARIVAVFGNEEYMSREHEFVRAYDNVVWLNDSYIVVEEEGKSIAIYGSRGALDRPTRWQRRNIPGIETIYKRRAERMKIVLSQLRNRTDIVIVVTHYAPTYLTLEGEKQEIWPELGSRAVERALLEARPDIAIHGHAHNSRRLEAMLDGIRVLNVAFPARKDITIVKL; via the coding sequence ATGATTATAATCGCTACTAGTGATGTGCATAGCCCTCGCTACTTGTTGTACTACATGGCTTCGCTTAGTCGCCATGCCGAGGATTGCAAGAAGGCCAGCCTAGTGATATGGGCTGGAGACATGGTTGAACGTGGACGCGTAGAGGCGCTACGCCCAGTACTAGAAGCTACTCAGAGAAAATGCCCCGAGGCGCGAATAGTGGCTGTGTTTGGTAATGAGGAGTATATGAGTCGTGAGCACGAATTCGTCAGAGCATATGACAATGTAGTATGGCTCAATGATAGCTACATAGTGGTAGAGGAGGAGGGCAAATCAATAGCAATATATGGTAGCAGAGGAGCCCTTGACAGACCTACAAGGTGGCAGCGCAGAAACATACCAGGCATAGAAACTATCTACAAGCGTAGAGCTGAGAGAATGAAAATCGTGCTCAGCCAGCTTCGGAACCGGACAGACATAGTAATAGTGGTGACGCATTACGCTCCAACGTACCTTACACTCGAGGGCGAGAAGCAAGAAATCTGGCCAGAGCTTGGAAGCAGAGCAGTAGAGAGAGCGCTCCTCGAAGCCAGACCCGACATAGCTATACACGGGCATGCACATAACTCGAGGCGGCTTGAGGCAATGCTCGATGGTATAAGAGTGTTAAATGTCGCGTTCCCAGCGCGTAAAGACATCACAATAGTGAAACTATAG